A single region of the Oreochromis niloticus isolate F11D_XX linkage group LG19, O_niloticus_UMD_NMBU, whole genome shotgun sequence genome encodes:
- the xgb gene encoding x globin, producing MGCAISGLAAKSEFAEKTSEDAAAAAAYPNEDQIQMIKDSWKVIRDDIAKVGIIMFVRLFETHPECKDVFFLFRDVEDLERLRTSRELRAHGLRVMSFIEKSVARLDQLDRLEALALELGKSHYHYNAPPKYYSYVGAEFICAVQPILKERWTAELEEAWKTMFQFVTSLMNQGYQEESARQRQLALSPKERPDKRNTAL from the exons ATGGGCTGCGCAATATCAGGTCTCGCAGCAAAATCAGAGTTTGCAGAGAAGACTTCAGaggatgctgctgctgccgccgcGTATCCCAACGAGGACCAGATTCAGATGATTAAAGACTCGTGGAAAGTTATCCGGGACGATATAGCCAAAGTTGGGATTATTATGTTCGTCAG GTTGTTTGAGACCCATCCTGAATGCAAGGACGTCTTTTTCCTCTTCCGAGATGTGGAGGACCTGGAGAGGCTGCGGACCAGCCGAGAACTCAGGGCGCACGGCCTGCG GGTGATGTCTTTTATTGAAAAAAGTGTGGCTAGACTGGACCAGCTGGACAGACTGGAGGCTCTGGCTCTGGAGCTGGGGAAAAGCCATTATCATTACAACGCCCCGCCTAAGTACTACAGC taTGTTGGAGCAGAATTCATCTGCGCCGTGCAGCCCATCCTGAAGGAGAGGTGGACGGCCGAGCTGGAGGAGGCGTGGAAG ACCATGTTCCAGTTTGTGACCAGCCTCATGAACCAGGGATACCAGGAAGAGAGCGCCCGGCAGCGCCAGCTCGCGCTATCCCCGAAGGAGAGACCGGACAAGAGAAACACCGCGCTATGA
- the srp14 gene encoding signal recognition particle 14 kDa protein encodes MVLLENDSFLTELTRLFQKCRTSGSVVITLKKYDGRTKPVPRKGHAESFEPADNKCLLRATDGKKKISTVVSTKEVIKFQMAYSNLLRAHMDGLKKKDKKSKSKKTKATQ; translated from the exons ATGGTGCTGCTGGAAAATGATTCG TTTCTCACAGAGCTGACACGGCTCTTCCAGAAATGCAGAACATCAGGCAGTGTTGTCATCACATTAAAGAAGT ATGATGGGAGAACCAAACCGGTGCCCAGAAAGGGCCACGCGGAGTCTTTTGaacctgcagacaacaaatgTCTCCTCAGAGCGACTGACGGCAAGAAGAAAATTAGCACAGTG GTCAGCACCAAAGAAGTTATCAAATTTCAGATG gCGTACTCTAACCTCCTCAGAGCTCATATGGATGGACTTAAgaagaaagacaagaaaagcaaaagcaagAAAACCAAAGCCACTCAATGA
- the pld4 gene encoding phospholipase D4 isoform X3 yields the protein MSFFKSCSMALVESIPEHMKYKDNVTFGIPLEQVWNNLISVATNEVDVVSFYWTLTGEDISVNSSSDMPGRNILKELEELPSRNVTVRVITSVPTVRTNSTDLEILKQKGVHVRKVDFGRLANGVLHSKFWIVDRKHVFIGSANMDWRALTQVKELGVVIYNCSSLAKDLRKIFQSYWVMGQPNSSLPQPWPAKYNTDINKQHPLLVKENNISSQLYVAASPPSFCPPSRTQDLDAILSIIFGAQHYVDVSVMEYFPTTRFDKPRSRYWPVIEDAIKTAAFERKVHIRMLISCGRDSDPDMLPFLQSLASFDSPQQHISIQIKLYIVPVANQSDIPFSRVNHNKYMVTDKVAYIGTSNWSGDYFLTTAGVGLVVSQHASQPEMKNTTLYSQLKAVFNRDWHSEFAVVLDDLGHHPDCSLSR from the exons atgtctttttttaaatcctgcAGCATGGCCCTTGTGGAGAGCATTCCCGAACATATGAAATACAAAGACAACGTAACATTCGGGATCCCTCTGGAACAAGTCTGGAACAATCTCATCTCAGTGGCAACAAACGAAGTGGATGTGGTCTCTTTCTACTGGACGTTAACTGGGGAAGACATCAGTGTCAACTCTTCCTCTGATATGCCC GGAAGGAACATCCTGAAAGAGCTTGAAGAGCTTCCTTCGAGGAATGTGACTGTCCGAGTGATAACGAGTGTTCCCACCGTCAGAACAAACTCCACCGATTTAGAGATCTTAAAACAAAAAG GAGTTCATGTGAGAAAGGTGGACTTTGGCCGCCTTGCAAACGGCGTTCTCCACAGCAAGTTCTGGATCGTCGATAGGAAACACGTGTTTATTGGAAGCGCCAACATGGACTGGAGGGCTTTAACACAG GTGAAGGAACTAGGAGTTGTGATCTACAACTGCTCCAGTCTCGCGAAGGACCTACGTAAAATCTTCCAGTCCTACTGGGTGATGGGTCAACCCAACAGCTCCTTGCCACAGCCTTGGCCTGCAAAGTATAACACAGACATCAACAAACAACACCCCCTGCTGGTGAAAGAGAATAACATCTCCAGCCAGCTGTATGTGGCA GCTTCTCCTCCGTCCTTCTGTCCTCCATCGAGGACTCAGGACCTGGACGCTATTCTCTCCATCATCTTTGGGGCTCAACACTATGTTGATGTATCTGTCATGGAGTACTTCCCCACCACGCGCTTTGACAAGCCTCGAAG CAGATACTGGCCGGTCATCGAGGATGCCATCAAGACGGCCGCGTTCGAGAGGAAAGTGCATATCAGGATGCTGATCAGCTGCGGGCGGGATTCTGATCCAGACATGTTGCCTTTTCTTCAGTCTCTAGCCTCATTCGACTCTCCTCAACAGCATATCAGCATCCAGATA aaACTCTACATTGTCCCAGTGGCAAACCAGTCCGATATTCCATTTTCCAGAGTCAACCACAACAAATACATGGTGACTGATAAAGTAGCCTATATCG GTACCTCTAACTGGTCAGGAGACTACTTTCTTACCACCGCTGGAGTGGGCCTGGTGGTATCCCAGCATGCATCTCAACCTGAAATGAAGAATACGACCCTGTACAGTCAGCTCAAGGCAGTATTTAACAGAGACTGGCATTCAGAGTTTGCTGTGGTCCTCGATGACCTGGGACACCACCCAGACTGTTCGCTATCGAGATGA
- the pld4 gene encoding phospholipase D4 isoform X1, which translates to MTSSYSSLDDSNDSNKRTSCVKLLAIVACLTILGVLLAIIVLERPPPPKNHEILPGDDGWSNFSIDQCSMALVESIPEHMKYKDNVTFGIPLEQVWNNLISVATNEVDVVSFYWTLTGEDISVNSSSDMPGRNILKELEELPSRNVTVRVITSVPTVRTNSTDLEILKQKGVHVRKVDFGRLANGVLHSKFWIVDRKHVFIGSANMDWRALTQVKELGVVIYNCSSLAKDLRKIFQSYWVMGQPNSSLPQPWPAKYNTDINKQHPLLVKENNISSQLYVAASPPSFCPPSRTQDLDAILSIIFGAQHYVDVSVMEYFPTTRFDKPRSRYWPVIEDAIKTAAFERKVHIRMLISCGRDSDPDMLPFLQSLASFDSPQQHISIQIKLYIVPVANQSDIPFSRVNHNKYMVTDKVAYIGTSNWSGDYFLTTAGVGLVVSQHASQPEMKNTTLYSQLKAVFNRDWHSEFAVVLDDLGHHPDCSLSR; encoded by the exons ATGACCTCCTCGTATAGCAGCCTTGATGACAGTAACGATTCAAACAAAAGG ACCAGCTGCGTGAAGCTACTTGCGATTGTGGCATGTCTGACTATTCTGGGGGTTTTGCTCGCCATCATCGTGCTGGAGAGACCTCCACCTCCCAAAAACCACGAGATACTCCCAGGTGACGACGGCTGGAGCAATTTCTCTATTGATCAGTGCAG CATGGCCCTTGTGGAGAGCATTCCCGAACATATGAAATACAAAGACAACGTAACATTCGGGATCCCTCTGGAACAAGTCTGGAACAATCTCATCTCAGTGGCAACAAACGAAGTGGATGTGGTCTCTTTCTACTGGACGTTAACTGGGGAAGACATCAGTGTCAACTCTTCCTCTGATATGCCC GGAAGGAACATCCTGAAAGAGCTTGAAGAGCTTCCTTCGAGGAATGTGACTGTCCGAGTGATAACGAGTGTTCCCACCGTCAGAACAAACTCCACCGATTTAGAGATCTTAAAACAAAAAG GAGTTCATGTGAGAAAGGTGGACTTTGGCCGCCTTGCAAACGGCGTTCTCCACAGCAAGTTCTGGATCGTCGATAGGAAACACGTGTTTATTGGAAGCGCCAACATGGACTGGAGGGCTTTAACACAG GTGAAGGAACTAGGAGTTGTGATCTACAACTGCTCCAGTCTCGCGAAGGACCTACGTAAAATCTTCCAGTCCTACTGGGTGATGGGTCAACCCAACAGCTCCTTGCCACAGCCTTGGCCTGCAAAGTATAACACAGACATCAACAAACAACACCCCCTGCTGGTGAAAGAGAATAACATCTCCAGCCAGCTGTATGTGGCA GCTTCTCCTCCGTCCTTCTGTCCTCCATCGAGGACTCAGGACCTGGACGCTATTCTCTCCATCATCTTTGGGGCTCAACACTATGTTGATGTATCTGTCATGGAGTACTTCCCCACCACGCGCTTTGACAAGCCTCGAAG CAGATACTGGCCGGTCATCGAGGATGCCATCAAGACGGCCGCGTTCGAGAGGAAAGTGCATATCAGGATGCTGATCAGCTGCGGGCGGGATTCTGATCCAGACATGTTGCCTTTTCTTCAGTCTCTAGCCTCATTCGACTCTCCTCAACAGCATATCAGCATCCAGATA aaACTCTACATTGTCCCAGTGGCAAACCAGTCCGATATTCCATTTTCCAGAGTCAACCACAACAAATACATGGTGACTGATAAAGTAGCCTATATCG GTACCTCTAACTGGTCAGGAGACTACTTTCTTACCACCGCTGGAGTGGGCCTGGTGGTATCCCAGCATGCATCTCAACCTGAAATGAAGAATACGACCCTGTACAGTCAGCTCAAGGCAGTATTTAACAGAGACTGGCATTCAGAGTTTGCTGTGGTCCTCGATGACCTGGGACACCACCCAGACTGTTCGCTATCGAGATGA
- the pld4 gene encoding phospholipase D4 isoform X2 — protein sequence MTSSYSSLDDSNDSNKRTSCVKLLAIVACLTILGVLLAIIVLERPPPPKNHEILPGDDGWSNFSIDQCSMALVESIPEHMKYKDNVTFGIPLEQVWNNLISVATNEVDVVSFYWTLTGEDISVNSSSDMPGRNILKELEELPSRNVTVRVITSVPTVRTNSTDLEILKQKGVHVRKVDFGRLANGVLHSKFWIVDRKHVFIGSANMDWRALTQVKELGVVIYNCSSLAKDLRKIFQSYWVMGQPNSSLPQPWPAKYNTDINKQHPLLVKENNISSQLYVAASPPSFCPPSRTQDLDAILSIIFGAQHYVDVSVMEYFPTTRFDKPRRYWPVIEDAIKTAAFERKVHIRMLISCGRDSDPDMLPFLQSLASFDSPQQHISIQIKLYIVPVANQSDIPFSRVNHNKYMVTDKVAYIGTSNWSGDYFLTTAGVGLVVSQHASQPEMKNTTLYSQLKAVFNRDWHSEFAVVLDDLGHHPDCSLSR from the exons ATGACCTCCTCGTATAGCAGCCTTGATGACAGTAACGATTCAAACAAAAGG ACCAGCTGCGTGAAGCTACTTGCGATTGTGGCATGTCTGACTATTCTGGGGGTTTTGCTCGCCATCATCGTGCTGGAGAGACCTCCACCTCCCAAAAACCACGAGATACTCCCAGGTGACGACGGCTGGAGCAATTTCTCTATTGATCAGTGCAG CATGGCCCTTGTGGAGAGCATTCCCGAACATATGAAATACAAAGACAACGTAACATTCGGGATCCCTCTGGAACAAGTCTGGAACAATCTCATCTCAGTGGCAACAAACGAAGTGGATGTGGTCTCTTTCTACTGGACGTTAACTGGGGAAGACATCAGTGTCAACTCTTCCTCTGATATGCCC GGAAGGAACATCCTGAAAGAGCTTGAAGAGCTTCCTTCGAGGAATGTGACTGTCCGAGTGATAACGAGTGTTCCCACCGTCAGAACAAACTCCACCGATTTAGAGATCTTAAAACAAAAAG GAGTTCATGTGAGAAAGGTGGACTTTGGCCGCCTTGCAAACGGCGTTCTCCACAGCAAGTTCTGGATCGTCGATAGGAAACACGTGTTTATTGGAAGCGCCAACATGGACTGGAGGGCTTTAACACAG GTGAAGGAACTAGGAGTTGTGATCTACAACTGCTCCAGTCTCGCGAAGGACCTACGTAAAATCTTCCAGTCCTACTGGGTGATGGGTCAACCCAACAGCTCCTTGCCACAGCCTTGGCCTGCAAAGTATAACACAGACATCAACAAACAACACCCCCTGCTGGTGAAAGAGAATAACATCTCCAGCCAGCTGTATGTGGCA GCTTCTCCTCCGTCCTTCTGTCCTCCATCGAGGACTCAGGACCTGGACGCTATTCTCTCCATCATCTTTGGGGCTCAACACTATGTTGATGTATCTGTCATGGAGTACTTCCCCACCACGCGCTTTGACAAGCCTCGAAG ATACTGGCCGGTCATCGAGGATGCCATCAAGACGGCCGCGTTCGAGAGGAAAGTGCATATCAGGATGCTGATCAGCTGCGGGCGGGATTCTGATCCAGACATGTTGCCTTTTCTTCAGTCTCTAGCCTCATTCGACTCTCCTCAACAGCATATCAGCATCCAGATA aaACTCTACATTGTCCCAGTGGCAAACCAGTCCGATATTCCATTTTCCAGAGTCAACCACAACAAATACATGGTGACTGATAAAGTAGCCTATATCG GTACCTCTAACTGGTCAGGAGACTACTTTCTTACCACCGCTGGAGTGGGCCTGGTGGTATCCCAGCATGCATCTCAACCTGAAATGAAGAATACGACCCTGTACAGTCAGCTCAAGGCAGTATTTAACAGAGACTGGCATTCAGAGTTTGCTGTGGTCCTCGATGACCTGGGACACCACCCAGACTGTTCGCTATCGAGATGA